The proteins below come from a single Malus domestica chromosome 03, GDT2T_hap1 genomic window:
- the LOC139187430 gene encoding F-box/kelch-repeat protein At3g06240-like — MKSQLRENPNNLPPEVIHGILSWLPVKSLRRFECVSKSWCSLISDPKFVTTHFIKAIKDKDRLHCQTRSVMFTDAAHNGLYSMHLDKFLDHKYHDDPDDTGDRSVVAAIEHEYVYSELSGVWVSLLCSCNDLLLCMLCDSRLYLVNPSTKETKKLPKIPKEEKYRSSINLYGIGFDHSTYEHKVVKGLYTKHNRLINLLLNDFDEDVVFSVYMLETDSWRKIKGLFPYRFYASEQGIMLNGDLHWFGERLEDQSRLIVSVALSGEERVREIPLPLECGYVGSTNRRMKLGVFRQWLCITYYSCPRGGTYNEFWVMTEYGARESWTKMRVSIPYLKLKHSGFWTKSHDLMVFGEQLIMYNFNDESHWKINIRGIGKVGRVFTCLESLISLKQRQRSNLKIEA; from the coding sequence ATGAAAAGCCAGCTGAGGGAAAACCCTAACAACCTTCCGCCCGAGGTCATACACGGGATTCTTTCATGGTTGCCAGTTAAGTCCTTACGCCGCTTTGAGTGCGTCTCAAAGTCATGGTGTTCTCTGATCTCTGACCCCAAATTCGTCACAACGCACTTCATCAAAGCGATCAAAGACAAAGACCGTCTACATTGCCAAACACGAAGTGTCATGTTTACTGATGCGGCACATAATGGCCTCTACTCCATGCATCTCGACAAGTTTCTCGATCATAAGTATCACGATGATCCTGATGATACCGGTGATCGAAGTGTAGTAGCAGCCATCGAGCACGAGTATGTTTATAGCGAATTGTCGGGTGTTTGGGTTTCCCTGTTGTGTTCCTGCAACGACCTGTTGTTATGCATGCTGTGCGACTCGAGGTTATATTTGGTTAACCCCTCCACCAAGGAAACCAAGAAACTGCCAAAAATACCAAAAGAAGAGAAGTATCGTAGTTCAATCAATCTATATGGGATTGGATTTGATCACTCCACTTATGAACACAAGGTGGTTAAAGGACTCTACACGAAACACAATCGCTTAATCAACCTCTTGCTCAATGATTTTGATGAAGATGTTGTGTTTAGTGTTTATATGCTGGAAACCGATTCTTGGAGGAAGATCAAGGGATTATTTCCCTACAGATTTTATGCAAGTGAACAAGGGATTATGCTGAATGGAGATCTCCACTGGTTCGGGGAAAGACTCGAAGACCAGTCACGGTTGATTGTTTCCGTCGCTCTATCGGGGGAGGAGAGGGTTCGAGAAATTCCGCTCCCGCTTGAATGTGGTTATGTCGGAAGTACTAATCGGAGGATGAAACTGGGAGTCTTTAGACAATGGTTATGCATAACGTATTATTCTTGTCCTCGTGGTGGGACATATAATGAGTTTTGGGTCATGACGGAATATGGAGCGAGGGAGTCTTGGACTAAAATGAGGGTCTCCATCCCATATTTGAAGTTAAAACATTCCGGTTTCTGGACAAAGTCCCATGATTTGATGGTGTTTGGAGAACAGTTAATCATGTACAATTTTAATGACGAAAGCCATTGGAAGATCAACATTCGTGGAATCGGCAAAGTTGGTCGTGTTTTTACATGCTTGGAGAGCCTTATTTCGCTTAAACAACGTCAGAGAAGTAATTTGAAGATTGAAGCATGA
- the LOC114824160 gene encoding pentatricopeptide repeat-containing protein At2g27800, mitochondrial-like encodes MISVRRYCFRMDVLSYSLNSITGTLRPIHYLIQTQIDPIPKIISNGYPGIYERFLLCNYYSTKPPSRSFRRRERKRSESNKSTLDEVQFQRALSQLLPRFTPEELCNVITQQDNPFVCLELFNWASQQPRFKHDVSTYHITIKKLGVAKMYQEMDDVVNQVLAISFIGSEALYNSIIYFFTEARKLTRAVNIFKHMRNSRNMECRPSIRTYNILFTAFLSRGSNSYINHMYMETTRCLFRQMVDDGIEPDIYSLNSMIKGYVLSLHLNDALRIFHQMDVVYKCTPNSFSYDYIIHGLCCQGRTHNAKQLCNEMKSKGFMPSSKSYNSLVNALVLHGEVEEALKYLWEMIENRRSAEFITYKTVLDEICRQGRVGEAMKLLKEFEEKDLLNGHAYRKLLYVLEDDYGDPNAHAQIR; translated from the exons ATGATTTCCGTTCGTAGATATTGCTTTAGAATGGATGTTCTTTCTTATAGTTTGAATTCCATCACTGGCACTTTGAGGCCTATACACTATTTGATTCAAACCCAAATTGACCCAATTCCCAAAATCATTTCAAATGGATATCCTGGTATATATGAGCGATTTTTGCTGTGTAATTATTACTCGACCAAGCCCCCATCGCGATCTTTTAGAAGGAGAGAGCGTAAGAGATCGGAGTCCAATAAATCGACTCTTGATGAAGTCCAGTTTCAAAGGGCCTTATCCCAGTTGTTGCCTAGATTTACACCTGAAGAACTTTGCAATGTTATAACTCAGCAAGACAATCCTTTTGTGTGCTTAGAGTTGTTCAATTGGGCATCACAACAGCCACGGTTCAAACACGATGTTTCTACTTATCACATTACGATCAAGAAACTTGGTGTAGCTAAAATGTATCAAGAAATGGATGATGTTGTCAACCAAGTGCTTGCTATTTCTTTCATTGGTTCTGAGGCACTTTACAATTCCATTATTTACTTTTTCACAGAAGCCCGGAAGTTGACTAGAGCTGTCAATATATTTAAACACATGAGGAACAGCAGAAACATGGAGTGTAGGCCTTCAATTAGGACGTATAATATTCTCTTTACGGCCTTTTTGAGTAGGGGATCTAATTCTTACATAAATCACATGTATATGGAGACCACCAGGTGTCTGTTTCGGCAAATGGTGGATGATGGGATTGAGCCTGATATTTACTCTTTGAATTCTATGATTAAGGGTTATGTACTTTCCCTTCATCTCAATGACGCACttagaatattccatcagaTGGATGTGGTCTATAAATGCACACCAAACTCGTTTTCCTACGATTATATCATCCATGGGTTATGTTGCCAAGGCCGGACACACAATGCTAAGCAGCTGTGCAATGAAATGAAGAGCAAAGGGTTTATGCCGAGTAGTAAATCATACAACTCGCTTGTGAACGCTTTGGTTCTTCATGGAGAGGTTGAGGAGGCACTGAAGTATCTGTGGGAGATGATTGAGAATCGAAGATCAGCTGAATTCATTACTTATAAGACAGTTCTTGATGAAATCTGCAGACAAGGAAGGGTTGGAGAGGCAATGAAGTtgttgaaggaatttgaagagAAAGACCTTCTCAATGGGCATGCTTACAGGAAGCTTCTATATGTTCTTGAAGATGACTATGGAGATCCGAATGCTCATGCTCAAATCAG ATAA
- the LOC103447858 gene encoding elongation factor 1-alpha-like, translating into MGKEKFHINIVVIGHVDSGKSTTTGHLIYKLGGIDKRVIERFEKEAAEMNKRSFKYAWVLDKLKAERERGITIDIALWKFETTKYYCTVIDAPGHRDFIKNMITGTSQADCAILIIDSTTGGFEAGISKDGQTREHALLAFTLGVKQMICCCNKMDATTPKYSKARYEEIVKEVSSYLKKVGYNPDKIPFVPISGFEGDNMIERSTNLDWYKGPTLLEALDQINEPKRPSDKPLRLPLQDVYKIGGIGTVPVGRVETGVIKPGMVVTFGPTGLTTEVKSVEMHHEAMLEALPGDNVGFNVKNVAVKDLKRGYVASNSKDDPAKEAANFTSQVIIMNHPGQIGQGYAPVLDCHTSHIAVKFAELVTKIDRRSGKELEKEPKFLKNGDAGFVKMIPTKPMVVETFSEYPPLGRFAVRDMRQTVAVGVIKSVEKKDPTGAKITKAAAKKK; encoded by the exons ATGGGTAAAGAGAAGTTCCATATCAACATTGTGGTCATTGGCCATGTCGACTCTGGCAAGTCAACCACCACTGGCCACTTGATCTACAAGCTTGGTGGTATTGACAAGCGTGTGATCGAGAGGTTCGAGAAGGAGGCTGCTGAGATGAACAAGAGGTCATTCAAGTATGCCTGGGTGTTGGACAAGCTTAAGGCTGAGCGTGAGCGTGGTATTACCATTGATATTGCCTTGTGGAAATTTGAGACCACCAAGTACTACTGCACTGTCATTGATGCTCCTGGACATCGTGACTTTATCAAGAACATGATTACGGGAACCTCCCAGGCTGACTGTGCCATCCTCATCATTGACTCCACCACTGGAGGTTTTGAAGCTGGTATTTCCAAGGATGGTCAGACCCGTGAGCATGCTTTGCTTGCTTTCACTCTTGGTGTCAAGCAAATGATTTGCTGCTGCAACAAG ATGGATGCCACCACTCCCAAGTACTCGAAGGCAAGGTACGAAGAAATTGTGAAGGAAGTGTCGTCCTATCTCAAGAAGGTTGGCTACAACCCAGATAAGATTCCCTTTGTCCCCATTTCTGGGTTTGAGGGTGACAACATGATTGAGAGGTCCACCAACCTTGACTGGTACAAGGGTCCCACCCTTCTTGAGGCTCTTGACCAGATCAACGAGCCCAAGAGGCCCTCAGACAAGCCCCTCCGGCTTCCACTTCAGGATGTGTACAAGATTGGTGGTATTGGTACCGTTCCTGTTGGACGAGTTGAGACTGGTGTCATTAAGCCTGGTATGGTGGTGACTTTTGGCCCAACTGGGCTAACTACTGAGGTCAAGTCTGTTGAGATGCACCACGAAGCTATGCTGGAGGCCCTTCCAGGTGATAATGTTGGATTCAACGTGAAGAATGTTGCTGTCAAGGATCTCAAGCGTGGTTATGTTGCTTCCAACTCCAAGGATGATCCTGCAAAGGAGGCTGCTAACTTTACCTCTCAGGTCATCATCATGAACCACCCCGGGCAGATTGGACAGGGATATGCACCAGTTCTTGACTGTCATACCTCCCACATTGCTGTCAAGTTTGCTGAGCTTGTGACAAAGATTGACAGGCGATCTGGCAAGGAGCTCGAGAAGGAGCCTAAGTTCTTGAAGAATGGTGATGCCGGATTTGTGAAGATGATTCCAACTAAGCCCATGGTTGTCGAGACCTTCTCTGAGTACCCACCACTTGGACGTTTTGCTGTGAGGGACATGCGCCAGACTGTTGCAGTTGGTGTCATCAAGAGCGTTGAGAAGAAGGATCCAACTGGAGCTAAGATCACCAAGGCCGCCGCTAAGAAGAAGTGA